In a single window of the Gemmatimonadota bacterium genome:
- the mgtE gene encoding magnesium transporter → MNSDVRDPTRKEPWQHLQALIQAESRHVLPSYIGSLTATELARAVSRLSQEEHTRLLGLLSPQDAAELIDRIEDVQAVDLIEDLSPADAAAIVDEMYSDAQADLLGGLKDEEAEAILEAMPDERAEEVRQLLQYPDETAGGIMLTEFVSYPVDFSVQDVIEDLRNRHDEYVGYDVQYLYVSDGAKLSGVLRLRDVLMALPAQRLTEIMVEDPVRVNVLTPLEQMRDLFETYTYLGLPVTNEEGRLVGVVRAADVQEKLTEQTESEFLKTSGIVGGEELRSMPVLTRSSRRLSWLSVNVVLNILAASVIVLYQDTLEAAIILAVFLPIISDMSGCSGNQAVAVSIRELALGLVRPGEILRVLAREASVGLMNGVVLGALLAGATLLWQGNPYLGVVVGTALAANTLLAACLGGCIPLALRAIKADPALASGPMLTTVTDMCGFFLLLSLAQFMLPKLV, encoded by the coding sequence ATGAATTCCGACGTCCGAGACCCGACCCGCAAGGAACCCTGGCAGCATCTTCAGGCGCTCATCCAGGCCGAATCGCGGCACGTGCTGCCATCCTACATCGGGTCGCTTACGGCCACCGAACTGGCACGGGCCGTCTCGCGTCTGAGCCAGGAAGAACACACCCGGCTGCTCGGCCTCCTGTCGCCCCAGGATGCGGCGGAGTTGATCGACCGCATCGAGGACGTGCAGGCGGTCGACCTGATCGAGGACCTTTCACCCGCCGACGCCGCGGCGATCGTGGACGAGATGTACAGCGACGCCCAGGCCGATCTGCTTGGAGGTCTCAAGGACGAGGAAGCGGAAGCCATTCTCGAGGCGATGCCGGACGAAAGGGCCGAGGAAGTCCGGCAATTGCTGCAATATCCGGACGAAACGGCCGGCGGGATCATGCTGACCGAGTTCGTATCCTATCCCGTTGACTTTTCCGTGCAGGACGTGATCGAGGACCTGCGGAACCGTCACGACGAATACGTCGGTTACGACGTGCAGTACCTGTACGTATCGGACGGGGCGAAGCTATCGGGCGTGCTGCGGCTGCGTGACGTGCTGATGGCCCTGCCCGCACAGCGACTCACCGAAATCATGGTGGAAGATCCCGTGCGCGTCAACGTGCTTACCCCGCTCGAGCAGATGCGCGACCTCTTCGAAACCTACACCTACCTCGGGCTGCCGGTCACGAACGAAGAAGGCAGGCTGGTCGGCGTGGTACGGGCCGCGGACGTGCAGGAAAAACTGACGGAACAGACCGAAAGCGAGTTCCTCAAGACCAGCGGAATCGTGGGCGGAGAGGAACTGCGCAGCATGCCCGTCCTGACGAGGTCCTCGCGACGGTTGTCCTGGCTCAGCGTCAACGTCGTCCTGAACATCCTGGCCGCGAGCGTCATCGTCTTGTACCAGGACACGCTGGAAGCGGCGATCATCCTGGCGGTCTTTCTTCCCATTATTTCGGACATGAGCGGATGCTCGGGCAACCAGGCGGTCGCGGTGAGCATCCGGGAACTCGCCCTGGGGCTCGTACGGCCCGGGGAGATCCTGCGGGTCCTCGCCAGGGAAGCCTCCGTCGGCCTCATGAACGGCGTGGTCCTCGGCGCATTGCTCGCCGGCGCCACCCTTTTGTGGCAGGGGAATCCCTACCTGGGCGTCGTTGTCGGTACCGCCCTGGCGGCCAACACGTTGCTGGCGGCGTGTCTGGGAGGATGCATTCCCCTGGCGCTTCGGGCGATAAAGGCCGATCCCGCGCTGGCGTCAGGCCCCATGCTCACGACGGTAACGGACATGTGCGGCTTCTTTCTCCTGCTGAGCCTGGCGCAGTTCA